The sequence CGTGCACTTTGTTTTcatgataatataaatatttatatatatactattatttcctgcaaaatacaagaaaacagagaagaaaatgacaaaaggttGGCAATAAGGAAGAGGTTCATCACTAAAAACTCTACAGTTTCAAAAGACACTGATTGTGATAGTTTTTATTGGCACCAATTCAAACTAGTAAGGATTGGACAAAAGAATCCAATTGGTCATGATGATCCTCTGCTTTGAGAAGTTGTTGATATTCTTCATAGATCTTATCAAGCATATTATGATCTTGAGCTTGAGCTTGATTTTCAGCAGCAACATTGTTTTGGCTTGAAGGGTCAGTAGTACTATTTCCTTCATAATCAAAATGAATAATAGCATCGTTAACAAGCTCAGGCCAAAATGGATGAACATTCAAAACCTCTGCATCAGAAACTCCCTCTCCTTGACTTGATGATGAAGTACCACTACTAATTACCATACCATAATCAAAGCTGTCGTTGCTCCATGTTAAATTGGGAAATGAAGAAACTTTAACGGGTTTTGGGAGATGAACCTTGGTCTTTGtaattatttcttcttcttcttcttcttcttcttcacaatGAGCAATACTACCATCATTCTTAttgctcttcttcttctgttcACATTTTGGTGCTCCTTTATGAGTAGTAGTAGGGTTTTTGCTAGTTTGTTCCTTGTTGTTTTTGAGTCTTTTGCTGAGATGAGAATTCCAGTAGTTCTTGATCTCGTTATCAGTTCGACCGGGAAGTCTTCCGGCAATGAGGGACCAACGGTTTCCGAGGAGGGAATGAAGTCGGACAATGAGGTCATCTTCATCAGCAGAGATGTTTCCTCTCTTGATATCTGGTCTGAGATAGTTCATCCATCTAAGCCTGCAACTCTTCCCACATCTTAGTAGCCCTTTCACTCACAAAAACCAAAAGTCAATTCAAATTTACATTCAAAAATAAacacatataataatttttacatgGATTACATGTAACTAGTAAAGtactacaatatatatttaatatatagagAAAGTATTGTTTACCAGCTTTCTTAGGCAAAGATCTCCAACGGCCTTCCCCATGTTCTTGAATGTACTTCATCAGCAATGTGTCTTCTCTGGGGGTCCATGGTCCTCTTTGCAAACCAACCTTTGAACAACATGGAGCTCTACCcattttccctctctctcttttttttttttttttttttggccctttatTAGAAGATGAGCTTGAAAAACGGACAAGAAAAACAGAAATTGATGCTCAAGCTTAAAGAGAGCACATGAGGCTAGAAAGCCTACCACAACATGTCTTTCTTCTAagacattttttatattatgagggaaaatattaaataaataaataaaatcaacttgcgcaaaaatattttgttagttaCATGTTAAAACAAACAGTGGGGTTTGCAAAATTAATGCatagagaaattaattattcatgATGACAAGCGTGAATGAGctttataacattttttaacCCCTTTATAAAGGAATCTGCATAAAATATTTTGGCAAGACAAGGTATTAGGAAGCAAAAAGTTCAACAACCTTTCTTCCTTGTCAACTGCCCTTCTTTTGAAGCACCTTGGTCATGCCACTACCAATCTTCGTGATTCCATAAAATCTCTACTTGGGGTCTactcattatatattatattatttgtattTCTCATTGCACTCTCAAATTGGGTGGCCATAATGTTCAGCCTCTAAATTTAAATgtacaggaaaaaaaatttgtgccTAAATTTTTACAagccaaaaacaaacaaattgaaAGAGAATAAAATAAGTCCAAGTGATGGATTACTAGTACATATATgaatcttattaaaaaaaagagaaagtgtatatatatatatatatatatgttaatcaaGCACGTTGTAGGGCTAGCCCCACCAAAGaaatgaaagttaaaaaaataaccccaccaaaaaaaaaaaaacaaaaaatcactagggtttaaggatattcaaagtcatattcaaaatttaagtACTAAAAAAACCCTTATAAGCAAATAAGCAAGTAAATTCTGGTGTGAAAATAGTTCTGTAAGGTCCCAGCAATGAATGCCAAAAAGCCAAAAGATTTTTCAGTATGCGCAAGTAATTTTAATAGCTTTCATTGTATATCCACCTAACTACCAAAGAGATATCTTTCTCACCAAATCAAAATGATGCTTTTAACAGAATTACTTATATCTAATTTGCaacttttatttcaaaaaataataataataataatttgcaaCTTTTAAGTAGGTTGGCAAATAAAATGACAGCTACacttcttttaaaacatttttaatggactttttaaATGTATcatattctttaaaatttattttaaagagacaatatttaaaaaagagttccaatt comes from Ziziphus jujuba cultivar Dongzao chromosome 6, ASM3175591v1 and encodes:
- the LOC107429773 gene encoding transcription factor MYB4 gives rise to the protein MGRAPCCSKVGLQRGPWTPREDTLLMKYIQEHGEGRWRSLPKKAGLLRCGKSCRLRWMNYLRPDIKRGNISADEDDLIVRLHSLLGNRWSLIAGRLPGRTDNEIKNYWNSHLSKRLKNNKEQTSKNPTTTHKGAPKCEQKKKSNKNDGSIAHCEEEEEEEEEIITKTKVHLPKPVKVSSFPNLTWSNDSFDYGMVISSGTSSSSQGEGVSDAEVLNVHPFWPELVNDAIIHFDYEGNSTTDPSSQNNVAAENQAQAQDHNMLDKIYEEYQQLLKAEDHHDQLDSFVQSLLV